The Bacteroidales bacterium genome includes a window with the following:
- a CDS encoding DUF4424 family protein, which produces MSVHSQRLDFFREDLTFQLDSTNFTVSGQYYFRNNSLSQQRSLISYPLPRLADGPLFDTIMVFSEENLAIPFQLHDTLISFEIQMQPGSEKQITIIYSQRHNGNYAKYILTTTKYWGKPLQLAEFKLVVPPYINILSCFEPPDKISEFEGTSIYHWTRQNFMPANDFEIWFEIIQTK; this is translated from the coding sequence TTGAGCGTTCATAGCCAACGGCTCGATTTTTTCCGGGAAGATTTAACCTTTCAGCTTGATTCAACCAATTTTACCGTATCCGGGCAGTATTATTTCAGAAATAATTCACTCAGTCAGCAGCGCAGCTTGATCAGCTATCCGTTGCCACGGCTTGCTGATGGACCTTTATTTGATACTATAATGGTTTTCAGCGAAGAGAACCTTGCAATTCCTTTTCAATTGCATGACACATTGATTTCTTTTGAAATCCAGATGCAGCCCGGATCGGAAAAACAAATCACAATTATTTACAGCCAGCGGCATAACGGCAATTATGCGAAGTACATCCTGACCACAACCAAATATTGGGGAAAGCCCTTGCAATTAGCAGAATTCAAGTTGGTGGTCCCTCCTTATATCAACATTCTATCCTGCTTTGAACCGCCTGATAAAATCAGTGAATTTGAAGGCACAAGCATTTATCACTGGACAAGGCAAAATTTTATGCCAGCAAACGATTTTGAAATCTGGTTTGAGATCATCCAAACAAAGTGA
- a CDS encoding putative C-S lyase, translating into MTYNFDEIVPRHNTSCVKYDLLDHFFGSADLIPLWVADMDFKTPDFVVNAVKERASHEIYGYSIRPPSYEEAIINWFKRRHNWEIKKQWMAFSPGVVPAMNMIVMGFTEPGDEIIVQPPVYFPFFSAVENNKRTLVHNQLKYTNRRYYFDLGDLESKITSRTKMLLLCNPHNPVGRAWTKDELNQLASICLKQNILILSDEIHADLAIPPYKHMVMASLSEEIANQTITTVAPSKTFNLAGMATSAVIISNPELKKKYDKILDQVHVGLGNLFGNVATEAAYTHGDDWLDQMLEYVKDNCRFVIDYLETFLPQIKPIPLEATYLLWLDCRNLGFGSDEKLKEFMIQKAGLAMSEGASFGPGGEGFMRMNLACPRAVIVKALEQLRKAYADRA; encoded by the coding sequence ATGACTTACAACTTCGATGAAATTGTCCCGCGCCACAACACTTCCTGTGTAAAATACGACCTTCTTGATCATTTTTTTGGCTCTGCCGATCTGATCCCGCTCTGGGTGGCCGACATGGATTTTAAAACCCCGGATTTTGTTGTGAACGCAGTGAAGGAAAGGGCTTCACACGAAATTTATGGCTATTCGATTCGCCCTCCGTCATATGAGGAGGCTATCATCAACTGGTTCAAACGCAGGCATAACTGGGAAATTAAAAAGCAGTGGATGGCTTTCAGTCCGGGCGTTGTACCGGCCATGAACATGATTGTGATGGGCTTTACCGAACCCGGCGATGAGATCATCGTTCAGCCACCGGTTTATTTCCCGTTTTTCAGCGCTGTCGAAAACAACAAACGGACGCTGGTTCATAACCAGTTGAAATACACAAACCGGCGGTATTATTTCGATCTCGGAGACCTTGAGTCAAAGATTACTTCCCGGACCAAAATGCTTTTACTCTGCAATCCGCATAACCCTGTTGGGCGTGCCTGGACAAAAGATGAACTGAACCAGTTGGCTTCAATCTGTTTGAAACAAAATATCCTGATCCTGTCAGATGAGATCCATGCCGACCTGGCCATACCGCCTTATAAACACATGGTAATGGCTTCTTTATCTGAAGAGATTGCGAACCAGACCATCACGACAGTCGCGCCCAGCAAGACTTTTAACCTGGCGGGAATGGCAACCTCTGCCGTTATCATTTCCAATCCCGAACTCAAAAAGAAATACGATAAAATTCTGGATCAGGTGCATGTTGGTTTGGGCAATCTTTTTGGCAATGTGGCCACCGAGGCTGCATATACACATGGCGACGATTGGCTGGATCAGATGCTGGAATATGTGAAAGACAATTGCAGGTTTGTTATAGATTATCTGGAGACTTTTTTACCGCAAATCAAACCTATTCCGCTGGAGGCAACGTACCTGCTCTGGCTGGATTGCCGGAACCTGGGTTTTGGTTCGGATGAAAAATTGAAAGAATTTATGATCCAAAAAGCCGGACTTGCAATGAGTGAAGGAGCTAGCTTCGGGCCGGGAGGAGAAGGGTTTATGCGCATGAATCTTGCATGCCCGAGGGCGGTGATTGTAAAAGCATTGGAACAGTTGAGGAAGGCGTATGCTGACAGAGCTTAG
- a CDS encoding c-type cytochrome has protein sequence MTTDKIPNEEPQEDYEYDTLTNDRLLKDHEYDGIRELDNSPPSWFNLLFIVTIGFAIIYLYTLWMFKPTGLVQETEFAKEMAQASSIRSAEPDAGNFEFALLDDEKSLASGKQTYDNICAVCHLVDGGGLVGPNFTDNYWIHGNSVEDMFKIVTEGVIEKGMIPYRDQLSPQQRLEVIGYILEKLVGTQPANPKAPEGEIYE, from the coding sequence GACAACAGATAAAATACCCAACGAAGAGCCTCAGGAAGATTATGAATACGATACCCTGACCAATGACCGGCTGCTCAAAGATCATGAGTATGATGGGATCAGAGAACTTGACAATTCCCCGCCATCATGGTTCAACCTTCTGTTTATAGTAACCATAGGGTTTGCAATAATTTACCTTTATACGCTGTGGATGTTCAAGCCCACGGGTTTGGTTCAGGAGACAGAATTTGCCAAAGAAATGGCCCAGGCCAGCAGCATAAGATCGGCTGAGCCGGATGCAGGCAATTTTGAATTTGCCTTGCTGGATGATGAAAAATCACTGGCAAGCGGAAAACAAACCTATGATAATATTTGTGCCGTTTGTCACCTGGTGGATGGGGGAGGGCTGGTAGGGCCAAACTTCACCGACAATTACTGGATTCACGGCAATTCCGTTGAAGATATGTTTAAGATTGTAACCGAAGGCGTGATAGAAAAGGGTATGATCCCTTACCGCGACCAGCTCTCGCCACAGCAGCGCCTCGAAGTAATCGGCTATATTCTTGAAAAACTTGTAGGAACACAACCGGCAAATCCCAAAGCGCCCGAAGGCGAGATTTATGAGTAA
- a CDS encoding four helix bundle protein, with amino-acid sequence MNENAKNSDGFIPKHGGYQNLITYQKAEIIYDGTIYFTKRFLKKYDRTIDQMVQAARSGKQNIVEASMASGTSKEMEIKLTNVARASLEELKIDFQDFLRTQKLPIWDKEHKLTTRFREINKTPNANYETYRKAIEHEQPEICANSMICLIHIVSYLLAQQIKSLETIFLNEGGLRERMTKARIDKRNQNKN; translated from the coding sequence ATGAATGAGAATGCTAAAAATTCCGATGGCTTTATACCAAAACACGGTGGCTATCAGAATTTGATAACCTATCAAAAAGCGGAAATCATTTATGATGGCACTATATACTTTACAAAAAGGTTCTTAAAAAAATATGACCGTACCATTGATCAAATGGTGCAGGCAGCAAGAAGCGGAAAACAGAATATTGTTGAAGCCAGCATGGCTTCAGGCACTTCGAAAGAAATGGAAATTAAATTGACCAACGTTGCACGGGCATCTTTAGAAGAACTTAAAATTGACTTCCAGGATTTTCTCAGAACACAAAAGCTTCCAATCTGGGATAAAGAGCACAAACTTACAACCAGGTTCAGGGAAATAAACAAAACGCCAAATGCCAACTATGAAACCTACCGGAAGGCAATAGAACATGAACAACCCGAAATTTGTGCCAATTCAATGATATGTCTTATTCACATCGTTAGCTATTTGTTAGCACAACAGATTAAATCATTGGAAACTATTTTTTTAAATGAAGGAGGCTTAAGGGAAAGAATGACAAAAGCCAGAATAGACAAAAGAAACCAAAACAAGAATTAA
- a CDS encoding T9SS type A sorting domain-containing protein, giving the protein MKKTIVLILIALFFTFLPRANANPFPPHCMQPVISELYFSEPGTWTLEVHFLSWDVGYLVFDSIIMYSQTSRVKIRSTNKELSSKGYHKQLYYSVNYPDFYLDQDQDTLTLVAYWSVESGPPISFTHSLAYGYPDCFIPFVYPGQSICSRIDEYGFPTDYFYKTNSPTIGAVNNFIDATATVTGKIYDMNGQLITWVPECHSLALTQNIEWIFIQPDYTFYFDFMGMTIDSAGNFATELAAHQSAITKITRLIGECDPNGALVFQDITVATVPFNFEPGDILDTDLHLTGNGFLVGLPVELPAQTKMSVVVAPNPFSDITQLYLESDEGLSDVTVHIYNLSGSIVKSYKLPQGEKTMLNVRKSDLGAAGVYSYTVQREGNLLRSGKLVCN; this is encoded by the coding sequence ATGAAAAAAACAATTGTTCTTATTCTGATTGCCCTGTTTTTTACCTTCCTGCCAAGGGCCAATGCTAACCCTTTTCCTCCGCATTGTATGCAACCGGTCATCTCAGAGCTGTATTTTTCTGAACCGGGAACCTGGACGCTTGAAGTGCATTTCCTCTCCTGGGATGTCGGATATTTAGTGTTTGACAGCATAATCATGTACTCCCAAACAAGCCGGGTAAAAATCCGGAGTACAAATAAAGAATTATCTTCAAAAGGCTATCATAAACAACTATATTATTCAGTAAATTATCCTGATTTCTACCTCGATCAGGATCAGGATACGCTGACACTGGTGGCCTATTGGAGCGTTGAGTCAGGGCCTCCGATATCATTCACCCACTCACTCGCCTATGGCTATCCCGATTGCTTTATCCCGTTTGTTTATCCCGGTCAAAGCATTTGCAGCCGGATTGATGAGTATGGATTCCCGACGGATTACTTTTATAAAACAAACTCACCTACCATCGGTGCAGTGAACAATTTTATTGACGCAACGGCTACCGTAACAGGTAAAATATACGATATGAACGGACAATTGATTACCTGGGTTCCGGAATGTCACAGTCTGGCTTTGACTCAGAATATTGAATGGATTTTTATACAACCAGATTACACATTTTATTTCGATTTCATGGGTATGACCATTGACAGTGCAGGAAACTTTGCAACAGAGCTTGCAGCCCATCAATCGGCAATCACAAAGATTACCCGTTTGATCGGAGAGTGCGACCCTAATGGAGCCTTAGTCTTTCAGGATATAACAGTTGCTACTGTTCCGTTTAACTTCGAACCAGGCGATATATTGGATACCGATCTACATCTAACCGGAAACGGGTTTTTGGTTGGATTGCCAGTGGAATTGCCTGCACAAACAAAGATGAGCGTTGTTGTCGCACCAAATCCGTTTTCCGATATCACACAACTCTACCTTGAATCCGATGAAGGTTTATCGGACGTTACTGTGCATATTTATAATTTGTCCGGAAGTATTGTGAAATCTTATAAGTTGCCACAGGGTGAGAAAACCATGCTCAATGTCAGGAAATCCGATCTTGGCGCTGCAGGCGTTTATTCGTACACTGTGCAAAGAGAGGGCAATTTGTTAAGAAGCGGAAAACTGGTATGCAATTAA
- a CDS encoding C10 family peptidase has protein sequence MKTSTLLFLAALLFVFKTGSAEETKVDRHEAFTIAVNFFRSSDYEIALYDDAVELLTYNESLRLAYVFQGDRNGFVVVAADKRLNPVIYYSTSGKYNSTGPLESILRADLAKRLDHYGQFSVEYKQQIAADWQRYSAANVEKRLVQYWPPAGTTSSGGWTETNWSQNYPYNIFCPVHLATGQRTLVGCPATAISQILYYHRDLQQTQFGVTDRYYHNYNQSFWIDDAWETYDFLSFNSINDFLVDIEAKMLDYETLEVEDMAALSLAAAFACRSVFSPSASGTFGVNQAFDAFQKFGFTESVLLDHTYSNDEIRQKMIENIQSANPVLLAVVDANWQSGHNVVCDGYSADGFFRINMGWGGSMNGWYNLPEQFPYNLTVFEGVVADIVSSATNPVTFVVHDEDGFPMQNIMISIENTADSAWTNESGIAIIDLANGTYTYTISVDGYPVENNEFTVVREKLTIDITLIPTYLISLMTPVPVIYPNPAGISFTVSNARGATICVRNTMGMLVVEPTFISEEMKHISIAHLDKGSYIITVVHENGRTFTSKLLKN, from the coding sequence ATGAAAACCTCTACCTTGCTTTTTTTAGCTGCATTGCTGTTTGTTTTCAAAACTGGCAGCGCTGAAGAAACCAAAGTTGACCGGCATGAAGCATTTACAATTGCGGTCAATTTTTTCAGGTCATCTGATTATGAGATAGCGCTTTATGATGATGCAGTTGAGCTCCTGACATACAATGAAAGCCTTAGGCTGGCATATGTTTTTCAGGGAGATCGTAACGGTTTTGTTGTTGTGGCGGCTGACAAGCGTCTTAATCCCGTCATATATTACAGCACAAGCGGGAAATATAACTCAACAGGCCCATTGGAGAGTATTTTACGCGCTGACCTTGCAAAACGGCTGGATCATTACGGTCAGTTTTCAGTTGAATATAAACAACAAATTGCTGCAGATTGGCAAAGGTATTCGGCTGCCAATGTTGAGAAACGGCTTGTTCAATACTGGCCGCCTGCCGGCACCACAAGCTCCGGGGGCTGGACCGAGACAAACTGGAGCCAGAACTATCCCTATAATATTTTCTGCCCCGTGCACCTGGCTACCGGCCAACGTACACTCGTTGGCTGCCCCGCAACAGCTATTTCACAAATCCTGTATTACCACCGTGACCTTCAGCAGACTCAGTTTGGAGTTACTGACAGGTACTACCATAACTATAACCAGTCATTTTGGATTGATGATGCATGGGAAACCTACGACTTCCTCTCTTTCAATTCCATAAATGACTTTCTAGTGGATATAGAGGCCAAAATGCTTGACTACGAAACGCTTGAAGTTGAGGATATGGCCGCCCTTTCACTTGCCGCTGCTTTTGCATGCCGTTCAGTATTTTCACCTTCTGCTTCAGGAACTTTTGGTGTGAACCAGGCTTTTGATGCTTTTCAGAAATTTGGTTTTACGGAGTCGGTATTGCTAGACCACACGTATTCAAACGACGAGATTCGTCAGAAAATGATAGAAAACATTCAGTCAGCTAACCCGGTTTTGCTTGCCGTAGTTGACGCCAATTGGCAAAGTGGCCATAATGTTGTTTGTGACGGTTACAGCGCCGATGGTTTTTTCAGGATCAACATGGGCTGGGGTGGAAGCATGAACGGCTGGTACAATTTGCCAGAGCAATTCCCCTACAACCTCACTGTTTTTGAAGGTGTGGTTGCCGATATCGTATCCAGCGCAACAAATCCTGTAACTTTTGTTGTCCATGACGAGGATGGTTTTCCGATGCAGAATATCATGATTTCAATTGAAAACACAGCTGATTCAGCATGGACCAACGAATCGGGAATTGCAATTATAGACCTGGCCAATGGTACTTATACTTACACCATAAGCGTGGATGGTTATCCTGTTGAAAATAATGAGTTTACCGTGGTGCGGGAAAAACTGACAATTGACATTACACTTATCCCGACTTATCTGATTAGTTTAATGACGCCTGTCCCTGTTATTTACCCAAACCCTGCAGGAATATCTTTTACAGTATCCAACGCAAGGGGTGCTACTATTTGTGTGCGAAACACCATGGGAATGTTGGTTGTTGAACCAACTTTCATAAGCGAAGAAATGAAACACATCTCTATTGCCCACCTTGATAAAGGTTCGTATATTATTACCGTTGTTCATGAAAATGGGAGAACCTTTACATCAAAGCTTTTAAAGAATTAG
- the ccoG gene encoding cytochrome c oxidase accessory protein CcoG translates to MEDQGSTSESRHGKPYFKDMLQTIDESGGRRWIFPKRPKGRLYTFRWLVAILLLGFLFIAPFVSYNGEPFMLMNVLERKFIIFGQVFWPQDFHLLVLSIIALIIFIILFTVNFGRVFCGWACPQTIFMEFVFRQIEYLIEGDSNKQKKLDKQPWDLEKTFKKSLKHVVFFGMAFLITNVFLAYLIGGNRLGEVISSGPLANSGLFLAVFVFALAFYGAYAFFREQVCIIVCPYGRLQGVLLDEKSVVVAYDYKRGEPRATLKPNQNKLETDKGDCIDCHNCVAVCPTGIDIRNGTQLECINCTACIDACNQVMDRIKQPRGLVRYDSEKGISTGSKKFLNARSTAYSAFLFVLLSIISTLFIIRGDVEATVLRIPGSIYQEYGPGNYSNIYKIQLVNKANADMPISLSLISHEGEIKFIGNELTAQKGKVTEANFMVVISQELLTASNTPIQIGIFSDNKQIDVYKTNFLAPESLDK, encoded by the coding sequence ATGGAAGATCAAGGTTCAACATCAGAAAGCAGGCATGGCAAACCTTACTTCAAGGATATGCTGCAAACCATTGACGAAAGTGGTGGCAGGCGATGGATTTTCCCGAAACGCCCTAAAGGCAGGCTCTATACATTCCGCTGGCTGGTTGCAATTCTGTTGCTGGGATTTCTATTCATTGCTCCATTTGTTTCATACAATGGCGAACCTTTCATGCTGATGAATGTGCTTGAACGAAAGTTCATCATTTTCGGTCAGGTTTTCTGGCCACAAGATTTCCATCTGCTGGTGCTCTCAATCATAGCCCTCATCATCTTCATTATTCTTTTCACAGTAAACTTTGGCAGGGTTTTCTGCGGCTGGGCTTGTCCGCAAACTATCTTCATGGAGTTTGTTTTCAGGCAAATAGAATACCTTATTGAAGGCGATAGCAACAAACAAAAGAAACTGGACAAACAACCCTGGGATCTGGAAAAAACCTTTAAAAAAAGCCTCAAGCATGTTGTGTTCTTCGGCATGGCTTTTTTGATCACTAATGTATTCCTTGCTTATCTCATTGGCGGAAACAGATTGGGAGAGGTCATCAGCAGCGGGCCGCTTGCAAATTCCGGACTATTTCTAGCAGTTTTCGTTTTTGCCTTAGCTTTTTACGGAGCGTACGCGTTTTTCCGTGAACAGGTTTGCATTATCGTTTGCCCTTATGGCCGGCTGCAGGGCGTGCTGCTTGATGAGAAATCTGTTGTGGTGGCCTATGATTATAAGCGTGGCGAACCAAGGGCTACTTTGAAACCGAATCAGAACAAACTGGAAACCGACAAAGGCGATTGCATTGACTGCCATAACTGTGTAGCCGTTTGCCCAACGGGGATCGACATCCGCAACGGTACCCAACTTGAATGTATCAACTGCACCGCCTGCATTGATGCCTGCAACCAGGTAATGGATCGCATTAAACAGCCACGGGGGCTTGTACGGTACGATTCAGAAAAAGGGATTTCAACCGGCAGCAAAAAATTCCTGAATGCCCGCTCAACTGCCTATTCGGCTTTTCTGTTTGTGTTGCTCTCGATAATCAGCACACTTTTCATTATCCGTGGCGATGTGGAAGCCACGGTTTTACGCATTCCTGGTTCCATTTACCAGGAATATGGCCCCGGAAATTACTCCAACATCTACAAGATACAACTGGTGAACAAGGCAAATGCTGATATGCCCATTAGCCTCAGCTTGATTTCTCATGAAGGAGAGATTAAATTTATCGGAAATGAGTTAACCGCGCAAAAAGGGAAAGTCACAGAAGCCAATTTTATGGTTGTAATCAGTCAGGAACTGCTAACTGCAAGCAATACACCGATACAGATAGGCATTTTCTCTGACAATAAGCAAATTGACGTTTACAAAACAAACTTCCTGGCTCCCGAAAGCCTGGATAAATAA
- a CDS encoding FixH family protein has product MKIQWNWPTKLVVAMAAFMLMIISLVVFMFQQDISLVEKDYYPRGQAYQEMIDMVQNTVPYANDIIAKVEINEVHIAFPAFFRPEKVEGQVHFYSRINDANDRFANLNLNEDGVFIYPVDGFKGRFILKISWQQDGIDYYTEKDISIE; this is encoded by the coding sequence ATGAAGATACAATGGAATTGGCCCACCAAGCTGGTAGTGGCCATGGCGGCATTTATGCTGATGATAATATCTTTGGTAGTCTTTATGTTTCAGCAGGATATAAGCCTCGTTGAAAAGGATTATTATCCCCGTGGCCAGGCTTACCAGGAAATGATTGACATGGTTCAGAACACCGTTCCATACGCCAATGATATTATTGCGAAAGTTGAAATTAACGAGGTCCATATTGCTTTCCCTGCTTTTTTCCGACCCGAAAAAGTAGAAGGTCAGGTACATTTCTACAGTCGCATAAATGATGCGAATGACCGCTTTGCTAATCTGAACCTAAACGAAGATGGCGTTTTTATTTATCCTGTCGACGGATTCAAAGGAAGGTTCATCCTTAAAATTTCATGGCAGCAGGATGGAATTGACTATTACACTGAAAAAGACATTAGCATAGAATAA
- a CDS encoding sigma-54-dependent Fis family transcriptional regulator: MTKILVVDDEKSIRNTLREILEYEKFEVDEAAEGQEALEKTRNNRYDLILLDIKMPRMDGIEVLEQLMKFTDVPVVMISGHGTVETVVEAVKKGAYDYITKPLDLNRLLVTIRNAQERQTLVTETKALKRQVSKTYDMIGESPAMHEIKAMIERVAPTDARVMITGANGTGKELVARWLHELSNRAQGPFVEVNCAAIPSELIESVLFGHEKGSFTSAIKQRKGDFEQASGGTLFLDEIGDMSLSAQAKVLRALQENKIMRVGGEKDIPVDVRVIAATNKDIPKEIEKGNFREDLYHRLAVIVIHVPTLNEREDDIPVIANHFLAEICQSMAKPLMQFDEKALESLKKIQWTGNIRELRNVVERLAILCDQNISNDDIRKYAQPLKTNF; encoded by the coding sequence ATGACCAAGATCCTTGTTGTTGATGATGAGAAAAGTATCCGCAATACGCTGAGAGAAATTCTGGAATACGAAAAGTTTGAGGTAGACGAAGCCGCCGAAGGCCAGGAAGCGCTTGAAAAAACCAGGAATAACCGCTACGACCTCATCCTGCTCGATATCAAAATGCCCCGCATGGACGGCATTGAAGTGCTTGAACAACTCATGAAATTTACCGATGTTCCGGTGGTGATGATTTCCGGCCACGGAACCGTTGAAACCGTTGTGGAAGCCGTTAAAAAAGGCGCTTACGATTATATCACAAAACCCCTGGATCTGAACCGCCTGCTGGTAACCATCCGCAATGCGCAGGAACGGCAAACGCTGGTTACCGAAACCAAAGCCCTCAAGCGACAGGTGAGCAAAACCTATGATATGATTGGCGAATCGCCGGCCATGCATGAAATAAAAGCCATGATTGAGCGGGTGGCGCCCACCGATGCACGGGTAATGATTACCGGCGCCAACGGAACCGGAAAAGAACTTGTTGCACGATGGCTGCATGAACTCTCCAACCGGGCACAGGGGCCGTTTGTTGAAGTCAACTGCGCCGCCATTCCTTCCGAACTAATTGAAAGCGTGTTGTTTGGCCACGAAAAAGGTTCATTTACCTCGGCCATCAAACAACGGAAAGGCGATTTTGAGCAAGCCAGCGGCGGCACGCTTTTCCTGGATGAAATCGGTGATATGAGCCTTTCTGCCCAGGCCAAGGTGCTGCGTGCATTGCAGGAAAACAAGATCATGCGCGTGGGCGGCGAAAAAGACATCCCGGTGGATGTGCGTGTAATTGCGGCCACCAACAAAGACATCCCAAAAGAAATTGAGAAAGGAAATTTCCGCGAAGACCTTTACCATCGCCTGGCTGTGATAGTTATTCATGTGCCAACCCTCAACGAGCGTGAAGATGATATTCCGGTTATTGCGAACCATTTCCTTGCCGAAATATGCCAGAGCATGGCCAAGCCGCTGATGCAGTTCGATGAAAAAGCCCTGGAATCATTAAAGAAGATTCAATGGACCGGAAATATCCGGGAATTGCGCAATGTTGTCGAACGGCTCGCAATTTTGTGCGATCAGAACATCAGCAACGATGATATCCGCAAATATGCCCAGCCTCTGAAAACGAACTTCTGA
- a CDS encoding sulfite exporter TauE/SafE family protein produces the protein MFDLYTALTIGLIGSLHCIGMCGPIAVALPLGNRSVGDRALGGLLYNLGRTITYGMMGAIFGLLGKGIEMAGFQQWASILLGVVMIMSVFFPFIFKGQFNTESLGQGITRKLVQKLRTLFSNHAKHNLLLIGLLNGLLPCGLVYVAIAGAINTNDVVAGVFFMIAFGLGTIPLLLSVSLLGNMIGQAMKRKLARIIPVFIVVLGIIFILRGMSLGIPYISPKSKMLTPDKEIGTSGACCGSGETLAL, from the coding sequence ATGTTTGACCTCTACACAGCACTGACCATCGGCCTTATCGGAAGTTTACATTGCATCGGCATGTGCGGCCCCATTGCCGTTGCCCTGCCTTTGGGCAACCGCAGTGTTGGCGACCGCGCCTTGGGTGGATTGCTCTATAATTTGGGTCGCACCATTACCTACGGCATGATGGGAGCCATATTCGGCCTGCTTGGAAAAGGAATTGAAATGGCCGGCTTTCAGCAATGGGCTTCAATATTATTAGGCGTGGTCATGATCATGAGCGTTTTCTTTCCATTTATTTTCAAGGGGCAGTTCAACACCGAATCGCTGGGACAAGGCATTACCAGGAAACTGGTTCAGAAACTGAGAACATTGTTCAGCAACCACGCCAAACACAATCTCCTGCTCATCGGACTGCTCAACGGCTTGTTGCCTTGTGGTTTGGTTTATGTGGCAATAGCCGGGGCCATCAACACAAACGATGTTGTTGCCGGTGTGTTTTTCATGATCGCTTTTGGCCTGGGAACCATTCCTTTGTTGTTAAGCGTCTCGCTGCTGGGCAATATGATCGGGCAGGCAATGAAGAGAAAATTAGCTAGGATCATACCGGTTTTTATCGTTGTGCTCGGCATCATTTTCATTCTAAGGGGAATGTCGCTGGGGATTCCCTATATCAGCCCGAAAAGCAAAATGCTGACACCAGATAAGGAAATAGGAACTTCCGGCGCTTGCTGCGGCAGTGGTGAAACATTGGCGCTCTGA
- a CDS encoding aminotransferase class I/II-fold pyridoxal phosphate-dependent enzyme gives MNKTKKVDLRSDTLTRPTPAMLDAMFNAAVGDDVWGEDPSMNALETKVAALFGHEAAIFCPSGIMTNQLAIKVHTVPGDEVICDRLSHIYNYEGGGIALNSGASVRLLYGNRGRFTAKDVLANINPDDVHYPSTSLVSVENTVNKGGGSVWDWNELLEIGKVCKKHGLRYHLDGARLFNALAVTDQTALDYGQLFDSISICLSKGLGAPVGSMLSGSKEFIHKARRFRRAFGGGMRQAGYLAAAGIYALDHNIERLKDDHQRAKQIAEALSGQSWVKEILPVETNIVIFLVPDEIRVPDLVQKLEEKGILTVQFDHNSIRMVTHLDIDDAMVEYVVEVLGSVDVMQ, from the coding sequence ATGAATAAAACAAAGAAAGTTGACCTCCGCAGCGATACGCTTACAAGACCCACTCCGGCCATGCTGGATGCCATGTTCAATGCAGCCGTGGGTGATGATGTTTGGGGTGAAGACCCGAGTATGAATGCCCTGGAAACAAAAGTTGCCGCCCTCTTCGGGCATGAAGCGGCGATATTCTGCCCTTCGGGGATTATGACCAATCAACTGGCCATCAAGGTACATACTGTTCCGGGCGATGAAGTTATATGCGACAGGTTATCGCATATTTACAACTATGAAGGTGGTGGCATTGCCCTGAACTCAGGCGCTTCGGTAAGATTGCTTTACGGAAATCGCGGTAGGTTCACAGCAAAAGATGTACTTGCCAATATTAATCCCGATGATGTGCACTATCCGAGTACCAGCCTGGTTTCAGTTGAAAACACAGTGAACAAGGGTGGCGGATCGGTATGGGATTGGAATGAACTGCTTGAAATCGGAAAAGTATGCAAAAAACACGGATTGCGTTATCATCTTGATGGCGCGCGTTTGTTCAATGCGCTGGCAGTCACAGATCAAACTGCGCTTGATTACGGCCAACTTTTTGATTCTATTTCAATTTGCCTCTCCAAAGGACTTGGCGCCCCGGTGGGTTCAATGCTCAGCGGTTCAAAAGAATTTATTCATAAAGCAAGGCGATTCCGCAGGGCTTTTGGCGGAGGTATGCGGCAGGCCGGCTATCTTGCGGCAGCAGGAATTTATGCTTTGGATCACAATATTGAGCGCCTGAAAGACGACCACCAAAGGGCAAAACAAATTGCTGAAGCACTGTCAGGTCAATCATGGGTAAAAGAAATTTTGCCGGTTGAAACCAATATTGTCATTTTCCTGGTTCCGGACGAAATCAGGGTTCCCGATCTGGTTCAGAAGTTGGAAGAAAAAGGAATTTTAACGGTCCAGTTCGACCACAACAGCATCCGCATGGTCACCCACCTTGATATTGATGATGCGATGGTGGAGTATGTGGTGGAAGTTTTGGGAAGTGTTGATGTAATGCAGTGA